One part of the Methanosphaera cuniculi genome encodes these proteins:
- a CDS encoding ATP-binding protein: MYDLVSKLVIFNNKDTILYELSDIIHDFHTAKIDKKTTTLKINEQVNKILKIADYYSFTGNLWHDYLIYLLTSSENIFTLMVERRNNQDISDFSISKLAVEDLKIFIELMDYDFSRLEDELLINSFTIISNYTPLSYEPKNQHASIILNDFIESIPTNLDETILFSHLCRFYQKFGVGKFAFNKAFKLSGENSDDELIIPITSFNDSIMLDDLVGYEVQKQALIRNTEAFINSYKANNVLLYGDAGTGKSSSIKAILNRYYNRGLRIIEVYKHETKYLSELISEIKDRNYFFIIYMDDLSFEESESEYKYLKALIEGGLEVLPDNILIYATSNRRHLIKETWNERTDMSASEDMYHSDTVREKLSLVDRFGISIGYYKPTFNEYVDIVISLSRKFNSIKLSDDELKDEAKKWIVNHGSPSGRTAEQLIYYLLG, encoded by the coding sequence ATGTATGATCTAGTTTCAAAACTTGTAATTTTTAATAATAAAGACACAATACTCTATGAACTATCAGATATAATACATGATTTTCACACAGCTAAAATAGATAAGAAAACCACAACACTAAAAATAAATGAACAAGTAAATAAAATACTTAAAATAGCAGATTACTATTCATTTACTGGTAATTTATGGCATGATTACCTGATATATTTACTTACATCTTCTGAAAATATATTTACACTAATGGTTGAACGACGAAATAATCAAGATATATCAGATTTTTCAATAAGCAAACTTGCAGTTGAAGATTTAAAAATATTTATTGAACTTATGGATTATGATTTTAGCAGACTTGAAGATGAACTTTTAATTAATTCATTTACAATAATATCAAATTATACACCACTATCATATGAACCTAAAAATCAACATGCAAGTATTATATTAAATGATTTTATAGAAAGTATTCCAACTAACTTAGATGAAACAATTTTATTTTCACATTTATGTCGTTTTTATCAAAAATTTGGAGTTGGAAAATTTGCATTTAATAAAGCATTTAAACTATCTGGTGAAAATAGTGATGATGAATTAATTATTCCTATTACATCATTTAATGATAGTATTATGCTTGATGATCTTGTTGGATATGAGGTACAAAAACAAGCACTTATTCGTAATACAGAAGCTTTTATAAATTCATATAAAGCTAATAATGTTTTATTATATGGTGATGCTGGAACTGGTAAATCCAGTAGTATTAAAGCTATTTTAAATCGTTATTATAATCGCGGTCTTCGTATTATTGAAGTTTATAAACATGAAACTAAGTATTTATCAGAGTTAATATCTGAAATTAAGGATCGTAATTATTTTTTCATTATTTATATGGATGATTTATCTTTTGAAGAATCAGAAAGTGAATATAAGTATCTTAAAGCTTTAATTGAGGGTGGTCTTGAAGTTTTACCTGATAATATTTTAATTTATGCTACATCTAATCGTCGTCATCTTATTAAGGAAACTTGGAATGAACGAACTGATATGAGTGCAAGTGAGGATATGTATCATTCTGATACTGTTCGTGAGAAGTTATCTTTGGTTGATCGTTTTGGTATTAGTATTGGATATTATAAACCTACTTTTAATGAGTATGTTGATATTGTTATTAGTTTATCACGTAAATTTAATTCTAT
- a CDS encoding GMP synthase subunit A: MIVIINNFGQYNHRISRTLTYLGIENSLIANTTSFNEIMDLKPDGIILGGGPSIENIGNCKQIIEDADVPILGICLGHQIIAEVFGGKTKSAELESYAQIEINILKSEGLFDDMGQKIKVWASHKDEVVTLPDNFDILADSSMCSIEAMKHQNKPIYGIQFHPEVQHTPQGGELFENFNRICEEYKKE, from the coding sequence ATGATTGTAATTATAAATAATTTTGGACAGTATAATCATAGAATTTCAAGAACCTTAACATATCTGGGTATTGAAAATAGTCTTATTGCAAATACTACTAGTTTTAATGAGATTATGGATTTAAAACCTGATGGAATTATTCTTGGTGGAGGTCCATCTATTGAAAATATTGGAAACTGTAAGCAAATTATAGAAGATGCTGATGTTCCAATTCTTGGAATTTGTCTTGGTCATCAAATTATTGCTGAAGTTTTTGGTGGAAAAACAAAATCTGCTGAACTTGAAAGTTATGCTCAAATTGAGATAAATATTCTTAAATCAGAAGGATTATTTGATGATATGGGTCAAAAGATTAAAGTATGGGCATCACATAAAGATGAAGTTGTAACACTTCCTGATAATTTTGATATACTAGCTGATTCTAGTATGTGTAGTATTGAAGCTATGAAACACCAGAATAAACCTATTTATGGTATTCAATTTCATCCTGAAGTTCAACATACACCACAAGGTGGAGAATTATTTGAAAACTTCAATAGGATATGTGAAGAATATAAAAAAGAGTAG
- a CDS encoding DUF447 domain-containing protein, whose product MIDIPAEKNTLYEILLTTTNKDQSYNTKPFGITITDEDKIHITIFPNRTLKNIQRNPEILIQFTQDALTYTKSALSKLESDDYIDSDMKILKKTDYVIKAKVVDIKEEQIHDQFSRTMKAQIMCEIEDIQKLHDKIPTLSRPTAQIIEHLVKYSRVKFMNIDEKKAFLSEIDESASLINRQGNEDHKEALKLIHDALESRI is encoded by the coding sequence ATGATAGATATACCAGCAGAAAAAAATACACTCTATGAAATACTACTAACAACTACAAATAAAGATCAATCATATAATACAAAACCATTTGGAATAACAATAACAGATGAAGATAAAATACACATAACAATATTTCCAAACAGAACATTAAAAAATATACAAAGAAATCCAGAAATTCTAATTCAATTTACACAAGATGCACTAACATACACAAAATCAGCACTCTCAAAATTAGAATCTGATGATTATATAGATTCAGATATGAAAATACTTAAAAAAACAGATTATGTAATAAAAGCAAAAGTAGTGGATATAAAAGAAGAACAAATACATGATCAGTTTTCACGTACAATGAAAGCACAAATAATGTGTGAAATAGAAGATATTCAAAAATTACATGATAAAATACCTACACTAAGTAGACCAACAGCACAGATAATAGAACATCTAGTTAAATACTCACGAGTTAAATTTATGAATATAGATGAGAAAAAAGCATTCTTATCTGAAATTGATGAATCAGCATCTCTTATAAACAGACAAGGAAATGAAGATCATAAAGAAGCTTTAAAATTAATACATGATGCACTTGAAAGTAGAATCTAA
- the guaA gene encoding glutamine-hydrolyzing GMP synthase, with protein MMDTAKFIEESIENIKDEVKDEKVIIALSGGVDSSVASVLASEAIGDQLEAIFVDHGLLRKDEAKQVEDTFKDRLNFKLVDAQDEFIEALSGIRDPEKKREIIGHKFIEVFEREAKKSGATFLLQGTIAPDWIESEGNIKSHHNLTLPDGLELKIIEPLRELYKDEVREVGRSLNLPDAIVDRQPFPGPGLAVRVLGDVTAEKLRICREANAILNENVEAEGLDKDLWQYFVVLTDSKVTGVKGDQRDFGYLVVIRMVQSFDAMTANVPDIPWPFLHKVSQQITANVPEITHVSLSLSNKPPSTIEFE; from the coding sequence ATGATGGATACAGCAAAATTTATAGAAGAATCAATTGAAAATATAAAAGATGAAGTAAAAGATGAAAAAGTAATAATAGCACTCTCAGGTGGAGTAGATAGTTCTGTTGCATCAGTTTTAGCATCAGAAGCTATTGGTGATCAACTAGAAGCAATATTTGTAGATCATGGACTTCTTCGTAAAGATGAAGCAAAACAAGTTGAAGATACATTTAAAGATAGACTTAATTTTAAACTTGTTGATGCACAAGATGAGTTTATTGAAGCTCTTAGTGGAATTCGTGATCCTGAGAAAAAACGTGAGATTATTGGTCATAAGTTTATTGAAGTTTTCGAACGTGAAGCTAAAAAGTCAGGAGCAACATTCTTACTTCAAGGAACAATTGCACCAGATTGGATTGAAAGTGAAGGAAATATAAAATCACACCATAACTTAACACTTCCTGATGGTCTAGAACTTAAAATAATAGAACCACTACGTGAATTATATAAAGATGAAGTACGTGAAGTGGGTAGAAGTCTTAATTTACCTGATGCAATAGTTGACAGACAACCATTCCCAGGACCAGGACTTGCTGTACGTGTACTTGGAGATGTAACAGCAGAAAAACTAAGAATCTGTCGTGAAGCAAATGCAATACTTAATGAAAATGTAGAAGCAGAAGGTCTAGATAAAGATCTATGGCAATACTTTGTAGTACTAACAGATAGTAAAGTAACAGGAGTAAAAGGAGATCAAAGAGACTTCGGATATCTTGTTGTTATACGTATGGTGCAATCATTTGATGCAATGACAGCAAATGTACCTGATATACCATGGCCATTTTTACATAAAGTATCACAACAAATCACAGCAAATGTACCTGAAATAACACATGTATCATTATCTCTTAGTAACAAACCACCAAGTACTATAGAATTTGAATAA
- the ade gene encoding adenine deaminase, translating to MIIKGNILNVYTDEVYPAEIRIEHGIIQSIKEVNKYFKDLIVPGFIDSHIHIESSLLTPSRFAEVALKHGTTSVVADPHEIANVMGMEGIEYMYEDAKHSPLNYYFTAPSCVPTTSFETAGGKINAHDIDSLFDRDDFVALGEVMDYPAVIAHDKKMMDKIKVAKKHEKPIDGHAPLLSGFDLQEYVKCGISTDHECTTLKEAMEKKRQGMKIMIREGSENHSLEALLHSGGDFLVSDDLKAEDLIEGHLDLSLRKAVDLGMDPFDAIKLVTCNPARHYGINAGAIVPGRKADLVFVDNLEDFNVKRVIINGNTIYKKQKLLYRANPKSVRNTINLKHRNANDFDVKMPNPKANSAIVNVISVNDDSIITGTSTAKLNVEKGNVIPSVFEDVLKISVLDRYGRNTIANGFVRGFGIKNGAIASSVSHDSHNVIVVGTNGHYMAEAVNNIHKNKGGLVAVSANETVDLPLPIAGLMSPDSAGSVAEKSNELNEFVKSMGCNLRSPFTTLSFIALPVVPTLKMTNKGLFDVNKQEFIDVIKQ from the coding sequence ATGATAATTAAAGGAAATATTCTCAATGTTTACACAGATGAAGTGTATCCAGCAGAAATAAGAATTGAGCATGGAATTATCCAATCTATCAAGGAAGTTAATAAGTACTTTAAAGACTTAATTGTACCAGGATTTATTGATTCACATATTCATATTGAAAGTTCACTACTTACTCCATCACGATTTGCAGAAGTAGCACTTAAACATGGGACAACATCTGTTGTTGCAGATCCTCATGAAATTGCAAATGTAATGGGAATGGAAGGTATTGAATATATGTATGAAGATGCAAAACACAGTCCATTAAACTATTATTTCACAGCACCATCATGTGTTCCAACAACAAGCTTTGAAACTGCAGGTGGAAAAATTAATGCACATGATATTGACTCATTATTTGATCGTGATGATTTTGTAGCACTTGGTGAGGTTATGGATTATCCTGCTGTTATAGCTCATGATAAAAAGATGATGGATAAAATTAAAGTTGCAAAAAAACATGAAAAACCTATTGATGGACATGCACCTCTACTTTCAGGCTTTGACTTACAAGAATATGTAAAATGTGGAATAAGTACAGATCATGAATGTACCACATTAAAAGAAGCAATGGAAAAGAAACGTCAAGGTATGAAAATAATGATTCGTGAAGGATCAGAAAATCATTCACTTGAAGCACTACTTCATAGTGGCGGTGATTTTTTAGTATCTGATGATCTTAAAGCTGAAGATCTTATTGAAGGACATCTTGATTTATCTCTTCGTAAAGCTGTTGATCTTGGAATGGATCCATTTGATGCAATTAAACTTGTAACATGTAATCCTGCTAGACATTATGGTATTAATGCTGGAGCAATTGTACCAGGTCGTAAAGCTGATTTAGTATTTGTTGATAATCTTGAGGATTTCAATGTTAAACGTGTAATTATTAATGGTAATACAATATATAAAAAACAAAAATTATTATATCGTGCAAATCCTAAGAGTGTACGAAATACCATTAATCTTAAACATCGTAATGCTAATGATTTTGACGTTAAAATGCCAAATCCAAAAGCTAATAGTGCAATTGTAAATGTAATTTCTGTTAATGATGATTCAATTATCACAGGAACATCTACAGCTAAGCTTAATGTTGAAAAAGGTAATGTTATACCATCAGTATTTGAAGATGTCTTAAAAATAAGTGTTCTTGACCGATATGGACGCAATACCATTGCTAATGGTTTTGTTCGTGGATTTGGTATTAAAAATGGGGCAATTGCCTCAAGTGTAAGTCATGATTCTCATAATGTTATAGTTGTAGGTACAAATGGACATTACATGGCTGAGGCTGTTAATAATATTCATAAAAATAAAGGAGGACTTGTAGCTGTTTCTGCTAATGAGACTGTTGATCTTCCACTTCCTATTGCAGGTCTTATGAGTCCTGATAGTGCAGGAAGTGTTGCTGAAAAATCAAATGAACTTAATGAATTTGTAAAAAGTATGGGATGTAATCTTAGAAGTCCATTTACAACACTTTCATTTATCGCACTTCCTGTTGTACCAACATTAAAGATGACAAACAAGGGTCTTTTTGATGTTAATAAACAAGAATTTATTGATGTTATAAAACAATAA